The following is a genomic window from Candidatus Omnitrophota bacterium.
GAAGATTAATATGGCAATGTGCAACTGCAGCTATGAGCCCTGTTCCAGAAAGGGCGTATGCTGCGAGTGCCTGCACTACCACCGCAAAAACGGCCAGCTGCCGGCCTGTTTTTTTTCCTCAGATGTAGAGAAGACGTATGACCGTTCAATTGAGAGGTTCATCAAGGCGCGGTCTGCCTGAGTGGTTCAGGCAGCGTATCCCCGGTGAGGCGGCAGGCGCGCTCAGCGGTTACCTTAAGCGAAAACAGATAAACACGGTTTGCGGGAGCGCGCGTTGCCCCAATATTTCCGAGTGTTACAGCCGCGGCAACGCCGCGTTCATGATATTGGGGGATAAGTGCGGCCGCTCCTGTTCGTTCTGCGCCGTAGAGAAGGCCCAGGGGCCTTTTAGCGTAGACGCGGATGAGCCGCGCAGGGTTGCCGAGGCGGCCAGAGAGTTGGGGCTGCGATACGTTGTTATTACTTCGCCCGCGCGCGATGACCTTCCGGACGGCGGCGCGGGGCATTTTGCCGGAACGATAAAAGAGATAAAGCGGATCAATCCGGGCGTGAAAGTAGAGGCATTGATCCCCGACTTTAAGGGAGACGCCCGTTCGTTAAAGACAGTCCTTGATGCCTCGCCGGCCTGCCTCGCGCACAACATAGAGACAGTGCCGAGATTATACGGCGCGCTGAGGCCGGGCGCGGATTATTCCGTTTCGCTGAAGATACTTTCGGAAACAAAGAGGGTAACGCCGGATATGATGACCAAGTCTTCTCTTATGTTGGGCCTGTCGGAACGCGGCGAAGAAGTTACGCGGGTATTCGAGGACTTAAGGCGCGTTGAATGCGATATTCTCACGCTGGGGCAGTATCTGGCGCCTTCAGATAATAATTTTCCAATACACAGGTTCGTTACGCCGGATGAGTTCAAAGAGTATGAAGAGATCGGCCTGCGCCTTGGTTTCAAGGCGGTATTCTCCGGGCCCAGGGTGCGCAGTTCCTATCTGGCTGAGCAAACGCACAGTTCAGCCGAGGCGTTAAGAATATGACTATAGTCCTGATATTGATCGCGGTTATAATTTTAGTTATTCTGGGGGCGGCGGTTTTCAAAATAAACTCCTCTCTGAATTCCCAGATGTTTAATATTTCGCGCGAGGTCAGCGAGAAGTTAGGGCAGTTAGGGGAGGCGTTGAACAATACACATAAGATCGTGGGCGACCGTTTAGACGGCAGCGCCCAGATCATAAGCAAGGTACATTCCGCGTTAGGCGAGATAAAGGAGTCATACAGGCAGATCAATGAGAAGATGAAAGAGTTTTCTTCGTTTCAGGATATGCTCAAACCCCCGAAGATAAGGGGCGGCGTAGGCGAGACCATGCTTGAGAGCATCATCAGCCAGGTATTCGCGGACAAAAGAGAATTTTACGATTTCCAATATCAGTTTAAGAGCGGAGAGAAGGTGGACGCGGTCATAAAACTGGGCGGCAATGTTGTCAGCATTGACGCGAAGTTCCCCCTGGAGAGCTACAGAAGGATGAAGGACGCGCAGAACGAAGAGGAGAGGCGGCAATACAAGAGAGAGTTCGCCTCTTCCGTTAAATTCAAAATAGACGATATCGCCAAAAAATACATACTGCCGGACGAAGGGACGTTTGATTTCGCGCTTATGTATATACCGGCAGAGGGCATATATTATGAGATCATTCAGGATAATCAGGTCTGGTCTTATTCGTTGGACAAGAAGGTCATCCCCGTATCGCCCAACACCTTTTATCCCTATCTTATGGTTATCTGGAGAGGGCTCAGGGGGATGGCCCTGGAAAAAAATATTGAAGGCGTATTGGTGAATCTGAAGAGGACAGAGGTTGAATTCCTGAAGTTTAAAGATGAGTTCAGGGTCCTGGGCAGCCACCTGAAGAACGCGCGGGAAAAGTTTGACGACGTTGATAAGCGGCTTGAGCGGTTTTCCGATAAGCTGTCCGTTGTCTCGAATATCCCGCTGGAAGACAAGAGATAAATGGACCCCATACTTACGTATGGGGAATAGGAATGCCCCACACGTAAGTGTGGGGATGCAGAAAGAGAATTTGTTGCGGATCAATATTAGAGTAATACCCGGCGCAAGCAGAGATAAGATCGTCAAGGAAAACGGACGATTAAAGGTTTACGTATGCGCTCCAGCCGAATCCGGCAGGGCGAATAAGGCGGTGATCGATCTGCTCGCGGATCATTTTGACAAAAGAAAAAGCGGTATTGAGATAGTGAAGGGCGGGCATTCAAGGGATAAGGTCGTTCAGATCGATTAGGGCATGGAGGGAGACATGAATAAGGTATTGGTCATTTACTATTCCAAAAGCGGAAACACAAAGAAGCTGGCCGAGATCTTTACGGAAGGCCTGAAGAACGAAGGAGTGGGCTTTGACCTGAAGGACGTAGGGTCCGTAAAGGCCGACGACCTGCTCAAATACGGCGGCATTGCCATCGGCTCTCCCACTTATTACGGGACCATGGCCTGGCAGATAAAGCAATTATTTGATGAGTCGGTTAAGTTCCATGGGAAGCTTGATGGTAAGGCGGGATGCGCTTTCTCCTCGAGCCATAATGTAGCCGGCGGCAACGAGACGACGATCGTGGATATGCTTTGCGC
Proteins encoded in this region:
- a CDS encoding DNA recombination protein RmuC, encoding MTIVLILIAVIILVILGAAVFKINSSLNSQMFNISREVSEKLGQLGEALNNTHKIVGDRLDGSAQIISKVHSALGEIKESYRQINEKMKEFSSFQDMLKPPKIRGGVGETMLESIISQVFADKREFYDFQYQFKSGEKVDAVIKLGGNVVSIDAKFPLESYRRMKDAQNEEERRQYKREFASSVKFKIDDIAKKYILPDEGTFDFALMYIPAEGIYYEIIQDNQVWSYSLDKKVIPVSPNTFYPYLMVIWRGLRGMALEKNIEGVLVNLKRTEVEFLKFKDEFRVLGSHLKNAREKFDDVDKRLERFSDKLSVVSNIPLEDKR
- a CDS encoding DUF167 domain-containing protein, which translates into the protein MQKENLLRINIRVIPGASRDKIVKENGRLKVYVCAPAESGRANKAVIDLLADHFDKRKSGIEIVKGGHSRDKVVQID
- the lipA gene encoding lipoyl synthase; translation: MTVQLRGSSRRGLPEWFRQRIPGEAAGALSGYLKRKQINTVCGSARCPNISECYSRGNAAFMILGDKCGRSCSFCAVEKAQGPFSVDADEPRRVAEAARELGLRYVVITSPARDDLPDGGAGHFAGTIKEIKRINPGVKVEALIPDFKGDARSLKTVLDASPACLAHNIETVPRLYGALRPGADYSVSLKILSETKRVTPDMMTKSSLMLGLSERGEEVTRVFEDLRRVECDILTLGQYLAPSDNNFPIHRFVTPDEFKEYEEIGLRLGFKAVFSGPRVRSSYLAEQTHSSAEALRI
- a CDS encoding flavodoxin domain-containing protein, giving the protein MNKVLVIYYSKSGNTKKLAEIFTEGLKNEGVGFDLKDVGSVKADDLLKYGGIAIGSPTYYGTMAWQIKQLFDESVKFHGKLDGKAGCAFSSSHNVAGGNETTIVDMLCAMLIHGMIIQGDPQGDHYGTASIGAPDARASKMCKRQGERFARLVKTLNTKL
- a CDS encoding DUF6485 family protein, whose translation is MGNCPNQKINMAMCNCSYEPCSRKGVCCECLHYHRKNGQLPACFFSSDVEKTYDRSIERFIKARSA